GACCTTTCTTGAGAGTCAGAGCACGCTGTACAAAGCTCTCTCCTGTGTCATCACTTTGATGCTCTGTAATCTGTGCTAATCAGCCATGATACGTAGAATGCATGGAGAACTGCCAGATGATGTAGGGGAAGCTACACTGGGATGTTCAATGCCAGGGTTGACATCATGGTGGGTTCGTCCATACTTATATAGACATGCTTATATTGGCAGAATGGTCTGTTTTTGTCATCATTCTTAGGTGCATACCCAGAAATGGAAAACTCAGATCGCCTCCTTTCCCCTCTCATCAGTCAACTGTCACAAAATGAATGCGTGTGATTGAAGTTGCGATGCacataaaacaatgaaacaaaactgGGAAGTGTAAGCCTTCCTCTTCAGAACATCAGCTTTCAAGTTTAAAATCTGATAAAGTCAGTCTCCTCATGTTCTTATTCCCGTTTGTCATCAAGTATACTTTACATTTCCTCTTGTGTTATACGAAGTTCATGAAGTatgaaatgcacacatgcacacacacacgcacacacacgttcacgCTTCTCCAAAATAGTTtctttgcacatttattttcaaaggccTACTGCTATCTTGTGAATAAACAATGAGGTTAAATTACCAGTTCTTTTAGGGGAGGCGTTTCTATGTCAGTGTTGTGCTGTTGTGCATCTCTAGTTTTTATACCTTTGCTACTGCCTGTGACATTTTTCTGCAATTTCCAAAGCATCACTTTGACTGGAACCGAAAAATGACCCCTCTTGGCATTTCATGGCCCAAGCCACCCTAGAGTAGCTGCAGTGAGATGCCTGGGGTGCATCTGACCGCATGATAGGCTAATGCTGTGCATGTGACCCTAAAATTGCAATTTTTCTTATGCAGTAAATACGGTGGACATTTACATCAAGAAAGAGGCTCCACCCCCAGCGAAGCCATGCACGTTTGAAGGGCAGATTAAAGGTACGCATGCATGAACCGCTGTGAGTAGAGCTagttttaaccaataaaaaaccTGGTATTGCACTGATGCTGCTCTAATCACCATTAAGTTTCCAAAGCAGGTTCTTATCAAAGTGGGTATTAATTAGACACATGAAACGGCAGTTTTCACAACCTAAATattgaatgaaaaacagaactCAAGGACATTGTGCAGCAGCTTatgaagaagcaaaaaaaacccattgTCCAGTTCATCGTTTTCACAGGTTTCACATGATAGTAACATTGTTCTTGTGTTGTTGGTCCTGCTCTTGAAGTAATCCAGAGCAGTAGCTGCTTGGACAGTGCCTTGATGAGTCCCATGATGCCCCTGGTCAAGAGGGAAGAGGTCACTCCCATGGAGGTATCCAACACCCCCTCTGCATCCAATGTCTTCAAGGTAAGAGGGGCATCAAATGTCTTTGTAATCAGCAGTGGTCTGCCATCACCTATTGGTTGTTCGCTAACTGATCTACAGGTATTGATGGGCCAGTTTACACAGTGTTCTTAACCAAGTGTAtcctggatggatggatgtatagCTTTGGCTTTTTTTGAGGGGCACATCCCTGTTAAACCATGTGGTTTGcccatataaaatatgtttttcttttcatattttagtgATATATGGCTTAAATTGTTTGAATATTGGAAATCTATCTTGGTTTGTTTTAGTAAAATTGTGCAAATGGATTAACCATGAAGGTAAACAATggctataaaaatgtaatttagtttaattaaattatttgttgaGCATTAATGAATCATTTGTTGTGCTTGCTGTTGTTAGCAAACTAAAATACTAGCACCGTATAGTAGTACAATTTAGCTACTTTGTGTACAGTCAGCAGCTATTTACATAGCTGTTTTATCTGTAGATTGTTACTGTGCTAGGTAATGTTAGCTTGTTAGGTGAAGTCCATatggttttcagtgtttttatatgAGCTTGAAAGATCTCAAATGCTGGCCGCTGTCTCAAGGGAATGACTGGTATGCACGTATCATTTAAAGGAAGTATAATTTTACCTGAAGACTCGTTTTCATCGCTGTTTTTCAGCCGACCTCGGACATCATTGGGTCACCCCAGCAGTCTCTGGAAATGAGCTCCAGCgctccccccaaccccagcccctATCCCAGCCCCATGACCCGCCCGCCCGGAGACCAGGAACCGCCGCAAGGCGTGGTCTACGCCAGCTCCGAGCCGTTGAGCACCATCCAGAAGCAGGACCTGGCGGGCGCCGGCTCGTTCCCGGGGCCCGGCGACGCCCTGCTCCAGCAGGTCCCGCAGCAGTTCCTCCAGGACGGAGTGGCCCAGCTGGAGAGGGCCGTGCGCCAGCTCCAGGCGGGCGGGTTCGGCTCCTCGgcctcgggggcggggcccagccTGGTGGAGCAGGTGCTGGAGGCCGCCGCCCAGCAGCAGCTGAGCTCTGTGCTGTTCAGCGCCGCCCCCGCGGCGGACGGCGCGGAGGTGCAGGAGATGCAGCAGGCGGAGAGCTCCATCGccacgcagcagcagcagcagcagcagctccagtcGGAGCTCTTCCAGTGCGGGCTCTTCCAGGCCGGGTCCCGCAGCGGGACCCCCGAGCAGCAGGGCTCCCCGCAGGCCATGGTGCAGAGCCACGCCACCCTCTTCCAGGCGTCAGAAGGCCTGCTCCACAGtgccccccagcagcagcagcagcagcagcagcagcagcagcagcagcaggccgcgCTTTTCCAGCAAGCCGAGGAGCTGCTCTCCATCCAGacctcctccttcctccagcAGCCCCCCTGCCACCCCTCCCCGCCCCAGCAGCTGTTCCACAGCCCCAGCCCTTTGGACGAGGCAGCGGACCCGCAGGGGGCGCTCTTCCAGGCCACCCTGACCATGCTGACGGGCTCCTCCCTCTCGTCCCCGGAGCAGCAgccgcctggcccctccctgtTCCTGCCCGACGCCGGCCAGCAGACGGCGTTCCTCACCCCCATGCAGACGGCGCCCTCCGAGCGGCAGCCCGCGCCCCACCCGGCGAATCCTCAACCGGGGCCCCCGCCCGCATTCCAGAACCTCTCCCCCCACACCGCGGCCAgcgccctcccgcccccccagcagcagcagcaggccggGCTCCTGTACTGCAGCGACGGCCGCGGGGGCCGCGAGCAGCCGTCCGGCCTGCTCTTCAGCGGCCAGGCCCCCGGCGCCCCCCCCGCAGGAGCCCCGCGGCGCCCCCCTCCTGTTCTCCCGGGCGGGCGCCGTGGAGGCCTCCGAGCCCATGTCCTTCCAAGACCAGAGCTCGGAGGCGGGGGCCCAGCCGGGGGGCGACGGTCCCCCGCAGGCCCTGTTCCAGGACCAGCAACCCATGCAGGTGGGGCCCAGCTCCGGCCCCGCCTCCGAGCAGCCCGTGAGCCTCTTCATGTCCCAGACGGCCATGTTCGCGGCGCAGAACGGCGTGGGGGGGCTGCAGACCAGCAGCTCCTCCCCCGTGCAGCAGCAGCCCGGCTCGCTGTTCCAGACGGCTGTGGGCGGGACCCTGAGCCAGCCCGGCCAGACCGAGCAGACCAGCCTCTTCCTCTTTGGGATCCAAAACGGTGAGGCCTCTCTGTGTTTCTAccatgtttgtttcttttttgttattcctTTGTTCGTAGTTTAACTTATAATTCCAGTTGAAACATTCGGTAAGAGTGGCGTTCTGTTCCTATGAACTGTCAAGTAGCAATGAGTCAGCTTGATATATTTTCAACATGCAGTGATGTATGGAAGTCTGGAAAGTTTTTAAGGTGCTGTTGTTGAGACAAAAGGAGGGAGACTTTGTTTGGTCGTCATGGTAACGGGCATCCTCGGCCAGCCGCCGCGGAGGCGGCGGCACCCAGCCGCGAGTGGCGCTTGACTTCCTCCCCCTGTCTTCCTGCCAGAGTGCGGCCAGCTGATAAACTCCACCGGCCCCATGCTGTCTGACCAGCTGATCGCCATCAGCCAGTCGGGCCAGAGCCAGCGCGAGAGCGACGCCCAGATCCAGTCTCTGCTGGGCCAGTCCCTGTCCGAGTCCTCCGGCGCCATGCAGGGCGGCCTGAGCGCCTCGCAGAACATGGAGAAGATCGACGACCTGCTGACCAGCCTGCAGGAGCAGAGCAACACCCTCTCCCGCTCCTACTAGGGGGCTAAGGGTGAGAGACGCTCTCCAGCAGCACAGGGGTGGGGCAAAAGAGAAGAAGGGTGGCTGCTGATACAAGAGGAGTTGACGTTTTAAAACTGGGCTTATAGTTTTATGCAGGCTTCTCCTTTGGTCAGCTGTCTTGTAGAATACCGTGAGGAGAACTGTCTCAGGTCTGTAGATGTGAAACTAGAAGAGAGTTGATGTACAAGTACAGCGGAGCGCAGTCAGTCTCTGCTTCCAAATGGGGAAAAGGATTGCGATACAGAAGACAAGCACTTCATGATGCTCCTTGCTCTCTCTTGCAGGACTTGACGGGACTCGGGCGGTGGTCCTGTCGGGTGCTGAGGAACCCAACGGTGTCCCCAGCCAACCAGAATCCCCAGCAGGACTTCAGAACtttctgttcagttttaatattttaatgttgcAGCACTGCCCCCTATCAGCCAGCGCTGGGGCGCGGAGTAGAAGCCCCAGAGGTTTTCCGTTTAGCTTGCCTTGTGGCATGGCTTCGTGGCGCAGCCTTCTCTGGTTAGGCCTCAGCACAGATTGAAGTCCTGTGTTTGGTGAAATATCCGCGACGCTCTAAAAAGCATTTCTCAGCCTCGTAGGCTGTCAGTGAGCACACGCACATCCCGAGATCTTTTTGGCGGTACACCGCGTCGGCTTGACTGGGCTGTGAAGCTCAGTTTGTGTGTCTCTTTCGCTTTTTAAAACAACACTTTTggtaaatgtaaacaaaacctGTACAAATTGAGAAAAGTAGACCTTTGTAAGAATGTTTTTGACCTTCTACCTTCAGCACTTTATAAAGCTCTTCTTTGTGACAAGTTGCTCCTTATATGGGCATATAGCTCTCCATGGTCTCTGAAGTCCGTTGTGTATGTGAATTTGAAGAGACAGAAAAACGTATAAAGCTGTATTGTTATATGAATTTCTCTGCCCTATTTACTGTACATAGTTCTATTTTCTTGTATGTCTCTGAGTCAGGACTAAGATTTTATATGGAGTCCATTACACTCCTTGTGCCACCCAACTGTCCCTTTCCTCTCCTGTTCCGAGCTCAGATGTTTTTCACCTTGTGCAATTGGcatttgtgataaaaaaagGTGATGAAGCTAAAGGGGAGTGTTCACAGGAGGAAAAAATAAGACCAAACAATTTGCCAGGGTTCccactttttgaaaatatgttaaTTCTGGGAAATGATGGAaagtaatattgtaatattccACTGGCCAAAGGAAGAAAACTGTTTATTGTGATCAACATGCATCCGTCTTTCTTGCTGACACACTAGCTTCAGGTCATGTCCTATCAAATACAGAATCTGTGTGCTCATAATGTTAACAAATTGCTAACTGGTTTGTAAGTTAATTACACTCACAAAAGTACCGTAGTAGTAATGTGAATTAGTGGACTTAAAGTCTGTGTCTGCCTCGCAAAAGTAGCCCAATATCGCAAAGTAGCCATGTCAATTGCACTACAAACAAATCTGGGGTAATTTGCcattataaatggaaaatgtaaatgaaactTCAGTGGGAAGCCAGAGTTTAGGCCactcaaaaaaatattcatcaTTACGTTTGGTTTGAATGTAAGTCTGTCTTTGAACATGCTGTGGGCATAATGATGACAACTTGTGTGACAATGGGGTCATAAACCAGCATGTTCTATTGGGATAAATTAAGACATGTTATACTGTGTTAAGTACAACTgtacatacttttttttgtgctaGTTCATGTGATGTTCTCAGAGCGCCTGGAGCTTGTGTGGTCAGTGGGCATTTGGGAATTGGAGAGCCCCAGTGTTACCAGTGGAAAAGGAAAGGAAGCCGCTCTTttgcataatttgtttttaacgTTTATTTTCGGTCTGTATCTTACCGTGAAACACGGATCTCCACAGGGTAGGTGGAGGCTTATTGTACGTCATTGACGGCAACATTACTATTTGCATACGAAGGCCGTATTGTCCAACGGTGACCATACTGTGCGATATAGAGCATGTGCGAATGTCTGTATACCAATGTCTGTGGATCTCTGCGTTGGCTCCCCCTCTGGTTGATCCTTTAGGTGAAGCTGCGGGGGAGGTGGGAGTGGGAGAAGAGGGGCGGCTCATGTTAACAATTACACTGCAGATATGAACACGTCGGGGCGTGCTGGAAAGCTGCCAAACCGGACTTTTGTTTACTATGCTCTGGCAGTGCACATACAGGACCGTCTGTACCTGACTGGAACAAGGCCAGGTCTCAtcttgtgggggtttttttttttttttttgggtttcagCACCCAAGTGTGTCTCAAGTGTGGCAGAATCTTATTGCtgccattttaatcattttaagtGGTCATCATCACCCTTTCTCCGTTTAATAAAGGAACAGTGGCGTGCAGCGTGGACTGTGGTGGTTTTGGTGTTTTAAAGGGACCCTCTGCTGCATGCGCTCTGGGGCCGCTGGGGTAAACACTATGCGGTCGTTTAGGGCCAAAACCATCTCTGGGCCGCAGGTTTTAGGGCTGGGTGTGACTGGTGTTGGAGCACCACaacaacattctttttttcGGACCACCAAAACCCTAGGGCCTACTCTGGCGATTAGCAGTCTTTAACTTGTCAGTTAGTCAACACTGTTGTTGTGATCTGCCACAGATTTTTATGTGAAATTTTGAACttttggaatgtgttttaatgtttatttttttagtttaactGTTATTTTTGTGGGAGCTAAGCAGAGAAAAACATATCAGGTTAATTAGTATTTGTGGTACTGTCCCTGTTCTTACCACTTTAGCAATTGGCTTTTTTATATAAACTTCTCTTCCTCTACTATAAATGCCCTGTTGGCAGTGGGGTCTCATGATAATCTCAGTCTATTCAGCACattctttttaatctttttaattGTACCCTGTACTTTATACTATGATGTAAAGATACAGATGAACTTACGTAGCTTTCTTcatataatttatattgttaCATTAGATCCATTATGATACAAGATATATTTGTTCCAAGCTAAGCTGTAACAGCAGTTGGATAATCAGTGTTTCGTTTGTGGAATCCTGACCCCTTTACTGTCAGTACTAGAGCTTCGAGAACTGCTTGTAGACCGATAAAAGCACAGGATGCTAGTTCAGGCAATGCCAAACATGAAGCCATACATACAGATAAAATATAATCCATGAAATactgatttaaacaaaatgtgtatACGTTACCTCAGTTGGTGTAGGTTGCGCGCACACAGCTGCTACATATGATGCCGGACCAATTTAAGTATATTTAAAACGGAATTTGGACAAGTTTTATTTGTAcacaaagtttatttttttccaaactcAAGCACTGAGTTACAATTCTGTTTTCCAGTTTTAATGTTTAGTAAACAACTTGTTTATGAGGGGGCCAATTAAATGCCTTTTGTTAATTCTTTGAATGGAGGGAGGGGTACATTTCTGTAAAGCAGtgtttcccaaccggtgtgccgtCATGCAAGGTCAGATGTGCCGtctgaaaaatcctttaaaaaaattttcgaAGTTCAAATGAATTTCAAAACAAGTGAACAAGTCATAAACAAAGcccaaataaatgtcaataaaatgcatattgcttAAATAAAACCCCAAAAGTACATTTGGGCCTACTGTTGACACGCCCCATCAAGGTCTGTATATTGCTcgcttttgagagtggtgtgccatgagtttctgttcatttgtaaAGTGTCGTGGAAGGAGAAAGGTTGGGAAATGCTGGTCTAGAAggccatgtttattttttatgtatttttttttttttttttacttcacagaATTACACCTGGGAGGGAAATCGCATGTGTGCACGATTACAGCCTCACATGGACCATGTAACTTGTTTTACGAGCCAGATTAACCAATTATAATACAACTTGAAATTTACATGTTGGAAGAATGTTCAGCGGGTACCAgtcaatatctttttttttttttaatggaggaagAACATGTGCCTTGACAACTTGCATTTAGAACAGAAACCCTGTTTCTGTACATAGCTGCCTGTTAATGTTCACAAATGGTACAGCTGTCAGTAAAGGTTGTCTTTTGTTAATGACTGTCAAACCATCAGACTTTGGTGTTGCATTAGGTTCACTTCAAAATAACTCAAAAACAGTGACTAGATGAGTGTATAGTTTCCTGCATTTTTGTCGACTTTTAATCAAAACCATCCATTGCATTTATGTTGTGAAACTTAAGTGCAATTGAAGTCTTGTCTCAAACTGCTATGCAGCTTGACTCAGTATAACTGTAAATCTGTTACCTTTAtcttttctaaaaaaaga
This region of Anguilla anguilla isolate fAngAng1 chromosome 5, fAngAng1.pri, whole genome shotgun sequence genomic DNA includes:
- the LOC118227759 gene encoding LOW QUALITY PROTEIN: nuclear factor of activated T-cells 5-like (The sequence of the model RefSeq protein was modified relative to this genomic sequence to represent the inferred CDS: inserted 2 bases in 1 codon) → MSQYVAYLKKELEAPSNQRYTTEQGRATLVLESRRVQFGGLCLHHKLSHQYRPKKPESVYDLLPKELQLPSSTESNNAAMSQKSGGEAGPPPPAALASDATSASSSMSVGGPCSAFPASSSPTMHSSTSVTDRASAHNGCSSGEGVSSQGAAEILGVDGRLSGSGGCVGVDGGGGGCQADGSGGGAGLMGGGVGGGAGSGAQQQQQQHLQTTPSKRRTVLNISPPPEDLLDDSRMSCQDEPLQDSEQSGGLWVEDSASNFSLVSSSSYNDNSEVPRKSRKRTPRQRPGPKPAAAQDASMDVFDADSAKAPHFVLSQLGPDSKACPKGSLAEAPQTGGQKGGALSVQYPVKAEGKELKILVQPESQHRARYLTEGSRGSVKDRTQQGFPTIKLEGVSEPVVLQVFVGNDAGRVKPHGFYQACRVTGRNTTACKEVDVEGTTVIEVCLDPSTSMTLAVDCVGILKLRNADVEARIGVAGSKKKSTRARLVFRVNIPRPDGSILTLQTPSSPILCTQPAGVPEILKKSLHSCTVKGGEEVFLIGKNFLKGTKVIFQENASDEKSWKAEAEIDMELFHQNHLIVKVPPYQNLGISSPVSVGIYVVTNAGRSHDVQPFTYTPEPVNTVDIYIKKEAPPPAKPCTFEGQIKVIQSSSCLDSALMSPMMPLVKREEVTPMEVSNTPSASNVFKPTSDIIGSPQQSLEMSSSAPPNPSPYPSPMTRPPGDQEPPQGVVYASSEPLSTIQKQDLAGAGSFPGPGDALLQQVPQQFLQDGVAQLERAVRQLQAGGFGSSASGAGPSLVEQVLEAAAQQQLSSVLFSAAPAADGAEVQEMQQAESSIATQQQQQQQLQSELFQCGLFQAGSRSGTPEQQGSPQAMVQSHATLFQASEGLLHSAPQQQQQQQQQQQQQQAALFQQAEELLSIQTSSFLQQPPCHPSPPQQLFHSPSPLDEAADPQGALFQATLTMLTGSSLSSPEQQPPGPSLFLPDAGQQTAFLTPMQTAPSERQPAPHPANPQPGPPPAFQNLSPHTAASALPPPQQQQQAGLLYCSDGRGGREQPSGLLFSGQAPGAPXPQEPRGAPLLFSRAGAVEASEPMSFQDQSSEAGAQPGGDGPPQALFQDQQPMQVGPSSGPASEQPVSLFMSQTAMFAAQNGVGGLQTSSSSPVQQQPGSLFQTAVGGTLSQPGQTEQTSLFLFGIQNECGQLINSTGPMLSDQLIAISQSGQSQRESDAQIQSLLGQSLSESSGAMQGGLSASQNMEKIDDLLTSLQEQSNTLSRSY